In Meleagris gallopavo isolate NT-WF06-2002-E0010 breed Aviagen turkey brand Nicholas breeding stock chromosome 2, Turkey_5.1, whole genome shotgun sequence, the following are encoded in one genomic region:
- the LOC100544124 gene encoding cytochrome c oxidase assembly protein COX20, mitochondrial codes for MLPGRRHLQPLWATCSRTLVLTVLLGGLYRGSFPFQVVCTREDVYQSFKLLGFLDVKNVPCARESVLYGSLGSLVVGLGHFLATSRVRRSCDFAVGGFICTMLGYWFYCRYNLAQQKIRQRMLKEGMRNKMLFEGSSFDPEKKQTGNERSNS; via the exons ATGCTTCCAGGGAGAAGGCATCTgcaacctctttgggcaacctgttcacGTACCTTAGTTCTGACCGTGTTGCTTGGAGGCCTGTATAGAGGTAGTTTCCCATTCCAGGTTGTGTGCACACGTGAGGATGTCTATCAG tcCTTCAAACTCCTAGGATTTCTTGATGTTAAAAATGTCCCATGTGCGCGAGAATCAGTGCTGTATGGCTCTCTGGGATCTTTAGTTGTGGGTCTTGGACACTTTTTAGCAACTA gTAGAGTTAGAAGATCTTGTGACTTTGCAGTCGGTGGCTTTATTTGCACAATGTTAGGATACTG GTTTTACTGCAGGTACAATTTAGCCCAACAGAAGATTCGGCAAAGAATGCTTAAAGAAggaatgagaaacaaaatgttatttgaagGCAGTTCTTTtgatccagaaaaaaaacaaactggcAATGAAAGAAGCAATTCGTAG